A window from Lampris incognitus isolate fLamInc1 chromosome 5, fLamInc1.hap2, whole genome shotgun sequence encodes these proteins:
- the lonrf1l gene encoding LON peptidase N-terminal domain and ring finger 1, like: MSLQQRELNEATEDKGVFFIETDSEYDWGEEGDVDHHKLILQKADALASENCLKEAIDCFSMAMRYGSVRPEQLSTLVDCVLRNFNRKIAGKDGHDNAGSDMFDCLSCHSFIGEAVTLVCGHSYCKRCLQRWRLSKCLVCSELIRDTPGDFKVNVILCGLSGKWFPDDLKRYKSICEIEDLTRRKRFQEAVTLATDVIQRDPVAATLAWLSRAEAYAALKQYHLALEDAELCLGSSHSAEGFFRKAMVLHEMGQVDESLQVLLHCLALDEDFTCARRQVEMILFDLLSMAGENVKVGLRETTQSTSTHLRSKTLVAEDQTQNQPKQQSPCPSQHQLRVHAASAHHKPDSQEKFARSESLEHPGLSRAHSLRTHSSTCGEEGLKRVSSAPQLGDQEKGGMLKRKLSASDSGPCIVCSGSSKQKKQGLSSASNQQAATAKACRVIPQDMLDPTDLECSLCMRLFYEPVTTPCGHTFCKNCLERCLDHTPQCPLCKESLREYLASRKYMVTSVLDELIKKHLSDEYAERTKAHLEEAREHSDLMKNVPIFVCTMAYPTVPCPLHVFEPRYRLMIRRCMDTGTRQFGMCINDPQKGFVDYGCMLIIRSVHFLPDGRSVVDTIGGKRFRVLSRGMKDGYSIADIEHLEDTRVEDSEELVRLQELHDEVYEQARSWFQNLKIRFHNQILQHFGPMPEREADIQATPNGPACCWWLLAVLPIDPLYQLTVLSMTTLRERLIKIQQILTYLQSIPSS; the protein is encoded by the exons ATGTCGCTCCAACAACGCGAGCTGAATGAGGCGACCGAGGATAAAGGCGTATTCTTTATCGAAACGGACTCCGAGTACGACTGGGGAGAGGAAGGCGATGTAGACCATCACAAACTTATTTTGCAAAAAGCCGATGCGCTTGCATCGGAAAATTGTCTCAAGGAGGCAATTGACTGTTTTTCGATGGCCATGCGATATGGATCCGTACGGCCGGAACAACTAAGCACTTTAGTGGACTGTGTTTTGCGCAACTTTAATAGAAAGATTGCGGGGAAAGATGGACACGACAACGCCGGCAGTGACATGTTTGATTGTCTCAGCTGTCATAGTTTTATCGGCGAGGCTGTGACTCTAGTTTGTGGGCATTCGTATTGCAAACGATGTTTACAACGCTGGCGTCTCTCCAAATGCCTAGTGTGCAGTGAATTGATTAGAGACACACCTGGGGATTTCAAAGTGAATGTCATTCTCTGTGGACTTTCGGGAAAATGGTTCCCGGACGACCTGAAAAGATATAAATCTATTTGTGAAATTGAAGACCTGACGAGGAGAAAGCGCTTCCAAGAGGCTGTGACACTAGCAACTGATGTTATTCAACGTG ACCCCGTGGCTGCAACACTGGCATGGTTGTCTCGTGCAGAGGCATACGCTGCTCTCAAACAGTATCACCTGGCCCTGGAAGATGCAGAACTCTGTCTCGGCTCCAGCCACTCTGCAGAA GGGTTCTTCCGTAAGGCGATGGTGCTCCATGAGATGGGCCAGGTGGATGAATCTCTGCAGGTCCTCCTTCACTGCCTGGCTTTGGATGAAGACTTCACCTGTGCTAGAAGACAAGTGGAAATG ATACTGTTTGACCTGCTCTCCATGGCTGGTGAGAACGTCAAGGTAGGCCTGAGGGAGACGACACAAAGCACCTCAACGCATCTACGCAGTAAAACCCTTGTTGCTGAGGACCAAACTCAGAATCAACCCAAACAACAAAGCCCATGTCCTAGCCAACACCAGCTCCGAGTCCATGCTGCATCTGCACACCACAAACCTGACAGCCAGGAG AAATTTGCAAGGTCAGAAAGCCTGGAGCATCCTGGGCTGAGTCGAGCTCATTCGCTTCGAACCCATAGTTCCACTTGTGGAGAGGAAGGGCTGAAGAGAGTTTCTTCTGCCCCCCAGCTGGGGGACCAGGAAAAGGGAGGCATGTTGAAGAGAAAGTTGTCTGCTTCTGACTCGGGACCCTGCATTGTGTGCAGTGGGAGTAGCAAGCAGAAAAAACAAG GGCTGTCCAGTGCCTCCAACCAACAAGCAGCTACAGCCAAAGCCTGCAGAGTCATTCCACAGGACATGCTGGATCCCACTGATTTGGAGTGCTCCCTCTGCATGAG GTTGTTCTATGAGCCTGTCACCACACCATGTGGCCACACCTTCTGTAAAAACTGCCTGGAACGCTGCTTGGACCATACACCTCAATGCCCCCTCTGCAAAGAGAGCCTCCGAGAG TACTTGGCGTCCAGGAAATACATGGTGACCAGTGTTTTGGATGAACTGATCAAAAAGCATTTGAGTGATGAGTATGCAGAGAGGACTAAGGCTCACCTCGAGGAGGCCCGCGAACATTCAGA CTTGATGAAGAACGTGCCTATCTTTGTGTGTACCATGGCTTACCCCACTGTGCCTTGCCCGCTGCATGTCTTTGAGCCTCGTTACCGCCTCATGATTCGTCGCTGCATGGACACGGGTACACGGCAGTTCGGGATGTGTATAAACGATCCCCAGAAAGG GTTTGTAGATTATGGCTGTATGCTGATCATCAGGAGTGTCCACTTCCTTCCTGATGGACGATCCGTGGTGGACACAATTGGAGGAAAGAGATTCCGGGTGTTGTCGAGAGGAATGAAGGATGGCTACAGCATTGCTGACATTGAGCATCTGGAAGATACCAGG GTGGAGGATAGTGAAGAGCTAGTAAGACTACAAGAGCTGCATGACGAGGTGTACGAGCAGGCCCGCAGCTGGTTCCAAAACCTCAAGATTCGTTTCCATAACCAGATCCTGCAGCATTTTGGTCCCATGCCGGAGAGAGAGGCCGATATCCAG GCAACTCCAAATGGTCCAGCCTGCTGCTGGTGGCTCTTGGCTGTCCTGCCTATTGATCCTCTCTATCAGCTTACTGTCCTTTCCATGACCACCCTCAGAGAACGCCTGATCAAGATCCAGCAGATCCTCACCTACCTACAGAGCATCCCCAGCAGCTAG